From uncultured Desulfobacter sp.:
TCTTTTTTTTGGGCAATGCCGGCCAGATACCCATGGAGAAGGGCCTTGTGAATGGCGGCATACAAAGGCCCGCCATGTTCAAACTGATCGGCCTTGAGGTCTGCGGTTTCCTGGACTGCCGGCGACGGACCGGTTTGCTTAATACCGTGTTCTTTGATCATCCGGGTAATTTGGCCATGGATGTCCTGCCACTCCCGCAGCCGTTTGAACGAGAGAAAATTTTCAATGCACCATTTGCGCAGGGCTGAGCGTGATTTTAGCCGGGTCCGGGCATCTTTGCAGGCATTCCAGATGTTGAGCAGGGTGATAAAGTCTGATGTTGGTTCCTTGAACTGGGCATGTTTCTGGTCTGCCGCCTGGGCCTTGTCTGCCGGTCGCTGGCGGATATCGGACACGGTCAGGGCTGTGGTGATGACGACCGCTTCTTTAAGTACACCCGTATCTCCGGCGTTGAGCAGGATGCGGGACAGCTTGGGATCCATGGGTAGCCTGGCCATTAAGCGTCCTGAAGGGGTGAGTCGGTATTTTTTGCCTGCCCTGTTTTTATTGGCGCCTGTTTTTGCACCTGTTTTGGCCTTGGGTTTGTTGGCCTCAATGGCGTTAAGTTCTAAAAGTGTGTCAAATCCGTCCTTGATGCTTTTGGGTGCGGGCGGATCAATAAAGGGGAAGGTGGAAACATCTCCAAGCTGCAGGGCAATCATGCGTAAAATAACCTCGGCCAGGTTGGATCGCAAAATTTCAGGTGTTGTAAAGAAAGGGCGGCCATTGAAATCATGTTCATCGTAAAGCCGGATGCATACTCCGTTTTCCACACGGCCGCAACGGCCCATGCGCTGGTTGGCACTGGACTGGGACACGGGGCTGACCGGCAGTGCCGTGGTCCGGGTTCTTGGAGAATAGGAGGGGATACGGGCAAGGCCTGTGTCCACCACATACTTGATGCCGGGGATGGTCAACGATGTTTCCGCTACATTGGTGGAGACCACGACTTTTCTGCCGGGACCGGTAGCAAAGACCCTGGCCTGTTCTCCGGCAGACAGCCGGGCAAACAGCGGCAGAATCGTGACCCCGGAAATATTTTTCCCTTTAAGTATTTCCATGGTTTCCCCAATATCCTGTTCTGTGGGCATGAATATCAGGATATCTCCGGTGTGGGTGCGCATTAACAGGTCGGCGGTCTGTCGGGCTGTTGCCTCCACATACCCCTGGTCATCCGGGATGGCGGTGCTGCTGTCCCCATTATTATCATGTTCAATGGGCGCATAGATCAGTTCCACCGGATACATCCGGCCGGATACCTCAATCACCGGGGCATTTTCAAAGGCTTTGGAAAATTTTTCCGTATCAATGGTGGCACTGGTAATGATCAGTTTGAGATCACGACGCTTTTTGACAAGGCCGCGCAGGATGCCTAAAACAAAGTCAATATTAAGGCTGCGCTCATGGGCCTCATCCACAATAAGGGTGTCATACTGGTTTAAAAATCGATCCTGTTGGGTTTCAGCCAACAGGATACCGTCGGTCATCAGCTTGATATATGCATTGTCAGGTGTGTGATCATCAAACCGGATTTTATATCCCACGGATTGCCCCAAGGATTCGTTGAGCTCAAAGGCAATGCGTTTGGCCACGGTCATGGCGGCAATGCGCCGGGGCTGGGTGCAGCCGATCATGCCGGACGTCCCACGGCCTGCTTCCAGGCAGAATTTAGGGATCTGGGTGGTTTTACCGGATCCGGTTTCACCTGAAATGATCACCACAGGATGATCCTGTATGGCCTTAATTATTTTGTCTTTTGCGGCATTGATGGGTAAATCCGGGTCAAAGCGGATGTTTTGGGGCAGGTTGTCCATGCGCTGCTGCCTGGTGTCAGCCGAAGCCCGAGCTTTTGCTAAAACATTTTTTAAATTATTTTTGCCCGGCCCCTGACCGGGTTTGCGCCTGCCGCGCAAGGCGCGGGCCAAAATATATTGGTCCCGGCACATGGCCTTGGGAATGAGTGCTCTGATTTGTTCTGAAATTGACATAATACCGCCAATAGTAGCCAAGGTTTGAAAAATGTCAAATAAACCGTTTGAGGCAGTCGGCCATTTTTTTGTTGACATGGATTTTGGAATAGGGGGATAACAGCCATGGTTCGTGATTCTGTCGTATCCGTAGGATCCTT
This genomic window contains:
- the hrpA gene encoding ATP-dependent RNA helicase HrpA translates to MSISEQIRALIPKAMCRDQYILARALRGRRKPGQGPGKNNLKNVLAKARASADTRQQRMDNLPQNIRFDPDLPINAAKDKIIKAIQDHPVVIISGETGSGKTTQIPKFCLEAGRGTSGMIGCTQPRRIAAMTVAKRIAFELNESLGQSVGYKIRFDDHTPDNAYIKLMTDGILLAETQQDRFLNQYDTLIVDEAHERSLNIDFVLGILRGLVKKRRDLKLIITSATIDTEKFSKAFENAPVIEVSGRMYPVELIYAPIEHDNNGDSSTAIPDDQGYVEATARQTADLLMRTHTGDILIFMPTEQDIGETMEILKGKNISGVTILPLFARLSAGEQARVFATGPGRKVVVSTNVAETSLTIPGIKYVVDTGLARIPSYSPRTRTTALPVSPVSQSSANQRMGRCGRVENGVCIRLYDEHDFNGRPFFTTPEILRSNLAEVILRMIALQLGDVSTFPFIDPPAPKSIKDGFDTLLELNAIEANKPKAKTGAKTGANKNRAGKKYRLTPSGRLMARLPMDPKLSRILLNAGDTGVLKEAVVITTALTVSDIRQRPADKAQAADQKHAQFKEPTSDFITLLNIWNACKDARTRLKSRSALRKWCIENFLSFKRLREWQDIHGQITRMIKEHGIKQTGPSPAVQETADLKADQFEHGGPLYAAIHKALLHGYLAGIAQKKEKNLFTAAKGRQALIFPGSGLFNKAGNWIVAAEYVKTSQLFARCVGNIDPAWIEEIGQSLCSRTYSDPHWEKKRGEVVASEQVSLFGLILASGRSVAYGKINPEEAGELFIRHALVQGEIYQEFGFMAHNKNLIEEIATLEDKTRQRDILASEDEIYLFYQSRLPRPFYNIRTFAKFIKDKKDDTFLRMTREDLQKTDVDEAILARFPDTLATDQGEFALDYKFNPGTKTDGVTLKVPSQDAALIRPHQVDTLVPGLLREKIAALIKALPKTHRVKLMPIQQRADFIADHLPNSDAPLYSKLSHVIRTHFDLVIPASAWSDKDLADHLKMRISIRDHKDREIKSLRDLSKLGAFANRRPAERTNTFERAKKAFEKTGIREWDFSDLKPEIQLDENNESRRKAFPGLCCEKDSHEVTLTLFKTRDAALENHVKGVGRLFEIMFPDDIKALKKDINRTEGLGRIAPYFNDRPTFAGMAYNAMAKAFFQKELFTQKAFDAHVQMIRPKLYLLGRKAMEDILTVGREYAACFDLLQRLSLASKNRPVIFEALTAIFNELKNLCPANFLELYDLNRITLLPKNLECLSIRARRWMDNPAKEAQKKEIVVPYERKLAHLISSLGPDSSKEKSSAVEAFFWMLEEYKVSVYAQELKTRFKISAKRLDKALLDISTMI